GCCAGGCCGATATCGGCGGCACCATGCTGCCGCCGCCGCAAGGCATCTGGGGCATGCCCAAGGACAAGCTGGAAACCATTCCGGGCTATGGCCCGGATGTGAACGCGAACCGCGAGGAAGCGAAGAAGCTGATGCAGAAAGCGGGCTACGGCCCCGACAAGCATCTCGCGGTGAAGGTTTCGACGCGCAATCTCGCGGAATATCGCGATCCCGCCGTGATTCTGATCGACCAGCTCAAGAGCATCTATATCGACGGCGAGCTCGACGTCGTGGAGACCGCGAACTGGTTTCCGAAGGTCGCGCGCAAGGACTACATGCTCGGCCTCAATCTGACCGGCAACTCCGTCGACGATCCCGACCAGTCCTTCTACGAGAACTATTCCTGCGGCTCCGAGCGCAACTACACCAACTACTGCAACAAGGACATCGAGAAGCTGTTCGACGTGCAATCGCAGGAGACCGACATCAACAAGCGCAAGAAGCTGGTGTGGGAGATCGACAAGAAGCTGCAGGAGGATGTCGCCCGCCCCATCATCTTCCATGCGCGGGCCGGCACCTGCTGGCAGCCCTATGTCAAGGGGATCACGATCATGTCGAACAGCTCCTATAACGGCTTTCGCTACGAGGACGTGTGGCTGGACAAGTAGCGCAGGTGGCGGGCGACTGACGAGCTCGGCAGGAGGCGGAAGATGTTTGCCTATCTGGTGCGACGCCTGTTCCTGATGCTCGTGACCCTGTTCGGGATCTCGATCGTCATCTTCTTGCTGCTGCGCATCGTGCCCGGCAACATCGTCGACATCCTGTTTGCCGCGGCCGGCTATGTCGATCCCGCCGACAAGGCCAATCTGGAGAAGGAGCTCGGCATCGACCAGCCGCTGGTGGTGCAATATCTGCACTGGATCGGCGGCTTCCTGCGCGGCGATTTCGGCTACTCCTACGTCTCCGAGAAGCCGGCGCTGCAGGAGATCTTGCCGCGGATCCCGATCACGGCACGGCTCGCCGGCCTGGCGCTGCTGTTCTCCGCCTCGATCGGCATTCCGCTCGGCGTCATCAGCGCGGTGAAGCAGGGAACCAAGCTCGATTACGGCTTACGCGTCGTCAGCCTGAGCGGCTTGTCACTGCCCTCGTTCTGGCTCGGCCTGCTCATCCTGACCGCGTCGGTGGCGATGTTCGGCCAGATGCCGATCTTCAATCCGAATCCGCAGACCTGGCTGGAGGCGTTCGCGACCTACGCCGTGCCGGCCGCCGCGGTCGGCTTCCGCAGCGCCGCGCTGACCATGCGCATCACCCGCTCCTCGATGCTGGAGGTGCTGCGGCAGGACTATATCCGCACCGCCCGCGCCAAGGGCGCATCCGACGCCGCGGTCAACTACCATCATGCGCTGAAGAACGCGATCCTGCCCGTCATCACGGTAATCGGGATCGAGGCGGCATTTTTGATCGGCGGCCTCATCGTCACCGAGACCGTGTTCAACATCCCCGGTGTCGCGCGCTTCCTTGTCGAGGCGATCCGCTGGCGCGACTATCCGATCGTGCAAAACCTCGTGATGTTCATCGCCGTCGTCGTGGTGTTCGCGAACTTCACCGTCGACATGCTCTACGCCGTGTTCGACCCGCGCATCCGGTTTACGGACTAGGAGAGGCGCTTGGCCACGATCGACTATGATCTCGAGCTGAAGCGCGCCGGGGCCAATGCGACCGGCGGCTGGCGGCGCGTGCTGTTCCTGGCGCAGCGGCACGTGCTGGGCGCGGCTGGCCTCGTCATCATGACGGTGTTCGTGCTCACGGCCGTCTTTGCCGACTTCATCGCACGCTATGATCCGCTGACGGTCGATTCGGCCCGCGCGCTGATGCGTCCCAGCGCCGCGCACTGGATGGGCACGGACTCCTTCGGCCGCGACGTGTTCAGCCGCATCATCCATGGCGCGCGGATTTCGCTCGCGGTCGGCATCGGCTCGACCGCGCTCGGCGGCACGATCGGCGTCATCGTGGGGCTGACCTCCGGCTATCTCTCCGGCTGGTTCGATCTGGTGTTCCAGCGCGTCTCCGACATCCTGCAGGCGCTGCCGCTTTTGGTGCTGGCGCTGGTGATGACGGCCGCGCTCGGCCCGTCCTTGCCGAACGTGATCATCGCGATCGCCATTCCGCTGATCCCGACGGTTGCCCGCGTCATCCGCGCCAATACGCTGGCGCTGCGCGAACAGCCGTTCGTCGAGGCCGCTAAATCGATCGGCATGAGCGAGGTCCGCATCGCGGTCCGCCACGTGTTGCCGAACACGCTGGCGCCGCTGATCGTGCTCGCCACAGCGCAGCTCGGCTCGACCATCCTCACCGAAGCTTCGCTGTCCTTCCTTGGGCTGGGCATTCCCGAGCCTTATCCGTCCTGGGGGCGCATGCTGTCGGAATCGGCCGCCGAATATGTCCGCACCGCGCCTTGGCTGGTGATCTTCCCGGGCATCGCCATCAGCCTCGCCGTGTTCGGCACCAATTTGTTCGGCGATGCCCTGCGCGACATCCTGGATCCGAGGCAGCGCGGCTGATGGCTCATACCTCCGATCTCGTGCTCGACGTGAAGAACCTGAAGACGGTGTTCTTCACCAATTCCGGCCTGTTCAAGGCCGTGGACGACGTCTCCTTCACAGTCAGGCGCGGCGAAACGCTGGCGATCGTCGGGGAATCCGGCTGCGGCAAGAGCGTCACCGCGCTGTCCCTGATGCGGCTCGTGCCCGATCCGCCCGGTCGCATCGTCGGCGGCTCCGTGACGCTCGAGGGCACCGATCTCCTGGCGCTCGATGACGCAGCGATGCGCGCGATCCGTGGCAACCGCATCTCCATGATCTTCCAGGAGCCGATGACCTCGCTCAATCCGGTGATGCGGATCGGCGATCAGATCGTCGAGGCGGTGCGGCTGCACCGGAGCTTGTCGGCCAAGGAGGCCAATAACATCGCGATCGAAATGCTGCGCCTGGTGCGCATCCCGGAGCCGGCGCGGCGTGCCAGGGAATATCCGCACCAGCTCTCGGGCGGCATGCGCCAGCGCGCGATGATCGCGATGGCGCTCGCATGCCGGCCGGTGCTGCTGATCGCCGACGAGCCGACCACCGCGCTCGACGTCACCATCCAGGCGCAGATCCTCGCGCTGATTCTCGACCTGCAGAAGGAGCTCGGCACCGGCCTCGTGCTCATTACCCACGATCTCGGCGTCGTCGCGCAGACCGCGCAGCGGGTCATCGTGATGTATGCGGGGAAAAAGGTGGAGGAGGCGACCGTCGAGGCGCTTTTCGCCACGCCAAAGCATCCCTATACGCGCGGGTTGATGGCCTCGATTCCGGCGGTGCCGGCATCCGGCGTTGCGGCGCAGGCGCGGCTGAACGAAATCCCCGGCACTGTGCCGTCGCTGGTGCGGCTGCCGGCGGGCTGCGCCTTCGCGCCGCGCTGCAAGCTGGCGATCAAGCGCTGCCAGGAGGAGTATCCGCCGCTCACCGATCAGGGCGGCGGTCATCTCGCCGCCTGCTGGCGCGCGGCCGAAGTCGCGGAGGCCGTCGCATGACCGACGCGCTGCTCGAAGTCACCGACCTCAAAAAGCACTATCCGGTGCGCGCCGGCGTGTTGCGGCGGCAGGTCGGCACCGTGCATGCGGTCGACGGCGTGTCGTTCGCGCTCGGTGTCGGCGAGACGCTCGGCCTCGTCGGCGAATCCGGCTGCGGCAAGTCGACCGTCGCCCGCAGCGTGCTGCGGCTGATCGAGCCGACCTCCGGCCAGATCCGCCTCGAGGGCGAGGATATCACCCATCTCTCCAAGACCGATCTCAGGCCACACCGCCGTTCGATGCAGATCGTGTTCCAGGACCCGTTCGCCTCGCTCAACCCGCGCATGACCGCGGGCGACATCGTCGGTGAACCGCTGGCGGTGCATGGCCTGGCGAGCGGCAAGGCGCTGGAGACGCGAGTCGCAAAGCTATTCGAGCAGGTCGGCCTGCGGCCCGACCAGATGCGCAACTTCCCGCATCAGTTTTCCGGCGGCCAGCGCCAGCGCATCTGCATCGCCCGCGCGCTCGCGCTGGAGCCGCGGCTGATCGTCTGCGACGAGCCGGTCTCGGCGCTCGACGTCTCGATCCAGGCCCAGGTGATCAACCTCTTGATCGACCTGCAGCGGCGGCACGGCTTCTCCTACCTTTTCATCGCGCATGACCTCGCGGTGGTCGCCCATATCAGCCACCGCGTCGCGGTGATGTATCTCGGCCGCATCGTCGAGATCGCCGAGAAGGACGAACTGTTCCGCAATCCGCGCCACCCCTATACGCAAGCCCTGCTCGCCTCGGTGCCGATCGCGAATCCGCATGCCAAGAAGATCACACCGCTGGTCGACGGCGACGTACCGAGCCCGGTCAATCCCCCGTCCGGCTGCGCCTTCCACACGCGCTGCCGGTTTGCGATGGAACGGTGCAGAACGGAGCGGCCGGCGCTGGTCGACGCTGGCGAAGGACATCAGGTGGCGTGTCTGCTGAACGAGGGGACGGGGCGCAGCCAATAACTCCGCCGTCGTTGCGACACTCCATTCTACCCACATCGTCATTGCGAGCCAACGGGTCCGCGCGAAGCGCGGCCCGATGACAGGCTCCGCGAAGCAATCCAGACTGTCACGGCGGGAAGATTGCTGGATTGCTTCGCTGCGCTCGCAATGACGGAGATCGCGGCGACTAACCCGCCTCGATCTCCACCACGATCTTCCCGGTCGTGAGCTGCTCGCCTTCGGTGACATCGATCGCGGAGATTACACCGTCGATGCCGGCCTTGTGGACGTGCTCCATCTTCATCGCCTCCAGCGTCATCACCGGCTGGCCGGCAGTGACGCGGTCGCCGGGCTTGACCAGCACGGCGACGACGCGGCCGTTCATGGCGGCGCGGACCTTGCCATCGCCGCCGTTGGTTGCGGCGGATTTCGGCGCGGCGAGCGTCAGATCCGTCCCCGCAAGCGGGATGCCGCGATGCCCAAGATAGAGCCGGTCGCCATCGCGCAGGAATTTCGCGTTGTCCATCACGCCGTCATGGCGGAAGCGAACGGCGTCGGCCTCGAGCTGATCGATCTCGAACCTGTCCCGCCGGCCATCGGCGGCAACGGTGTAGCTGCCATCGCGCTCGCGTGTGACGTCGAGCTCGTGGACGCGACCCATCATCTCGATCCTGACCGGCAACGGGAACGTCGCCGCGAGGCTTCGCCCGCCGCGCCATGACGGCGCATGCGGATTGGTGACGTAGAGCAGGAGGCCGGCGAGCGCTGCCTCAAACGCGCCGTCCTTGCCCGGCGCCAGCAATTCGTCGCGATGCGCGCCGATGAAGGCTGTTGTCGCCTCACCCCTGGCAAAGCCGGGATGGCGCAGGCAGGACATCAGGAAGGCCTGGTTGGTGGTCACGCCG
The DNA window shown above is from Bradyrhizobium sp. CB1650 and carries:
- a CDS encoding ABC transporter permease; protein product: MFAYLVRRLFLMLVTLFGISIVIFLLLRIVPGNIVDILFAAAGYVDPADKANLEKELGIDQPLVVQYLHWIGGFLRGDFGYSYVSEKPALQEILPRIPITARLAGLALLFSASIGIPLGVISAVKQGTKLDYGLRVVSLSGLSLPSFWLGLLILTASVAMFGQMPIFNPNPQTWLEAFATYAVPAAAVGFRSAALTMRITRSSMLEVLRQDYIRTARAKGASDAAVNYHHALKNAILPVITVIGIEAAFLIGGLIVTETVFNIPGVARFLVEAIRWRDYPIVQNLVMFIAVVVVFANFTVDMLYAVFDPRIRFTD
- a CDS encoding ABC transporter permease, with translation MATIDYDLELKRAGANATGGWRRVLFLAQRHVLGAAGLVIMTVFVLTAVFADFIARYDPLTVDSARALMRPSAAHWMGTDSFGRDVFSRIIHGARISLAVGIGSTALGGTIGVIVGLTSGYLSGWFDLVFQRVSDILQALPLLVLALVMTAALGPSLPNVIIAIAIPLIPTVARVIRANTLALREQPFVEAAKSIGMSEVRIAVRHVLPNTLAPLIVLATAQLGSTILTEASLSFLGLGIPEPYPSWGRMLSESAAEYVRTAPWLVIFPGIAISLAVFGTNLFGDALRDILDPRQRG
- a CDS encoding ABC transporter ATP-binding protein, which produces MAHTSDLVLDVKNLKTVFFTNSGLFKAVDDVSFTVRRGETLAIVGESGCGKSVTALSLMRLVPDPPGRIVGGSVTLEGTDLLALDDAAMRAIRGNRISMIFQEPMTSLNPVMRIGDQIVEAVRLHRSLSAKEANNIAIEMLRLVRIPEPARRAREYPHQLSGGMRQRAMIAMALACRPVLLIADEPTTALDVTIQAQILALILDLQKELGTGLVLITHDLGVVAQTAQRVIVMYAGKKVEEATVEALFATPKHPYTRGLMASIPAVPASGVAAQARLNEIPGTVPSLVRLPAGCAFAPRCKLAIKRCQEEYPPLTDQGGGHLAACWRAAEVAEAVA
- a CDS encoding dipeptide ABC transporter ATP-binding protein, producing the protein MTDALLEVTDLKKHYPVRAGVLRRQVGTVHAVDGVSFALGVGETLGLVGESGCGKSTVARSVLRLIEPTSGQIRLEGEDITHLSKTDLRPHRRSMQIVFQDPFASLNPRMTAGDIVGEPLAVHGLASGKALETRVAKLFEQVGLRPDQMRNFPHQFSGGQRQRICIARALALEPRLIVCDEPVSALDVSIQAQVINLLIDLQRRHGFSYLFIAHDLAVVAHISHRVAVMYLGRIVEIAEKDELFRNPRHPYTQALLASVPIANPHAKKITPLVDGDVPSPVNPPSGCAFHTRCRFAMERCRTERPALVDAGEGHQVACLLNEGTGRSQ